One segment of Anatilimnocola aggregata DNA contains the following:
- a CDS encoding DUF1549 domain-containing protein — protein sequence MQRPFSLFAFASIALLQGTLLSSLSPAFAAEGVAIDPAKLPGIVIDDSAAKFAGTWSDSVNTKPFVGEGYSYSAGGAGNLATFSFDVEEAGEYQVLFSYTPGGNRSTTAKVTVRSGDTEKDYVVNQQRVPVGAWSLHWLAEFSFDAGPATIVVSAEDNKKGVVIADAFAIMTAEQWAKLKAEGEKNAPPKLLAAIKPVEPKAAPKPGEPKTAKPAPMKKETPKVTAEKALAFERSKSTKVNGRLKAEQLDTLMEKFVGGIVNAPLTGDEAFLRRLSLDLIGRQPTMAEMHAFLADHSMDKRARVVEKLLASTEFGTNWADYFSDVISYRTPQPELTFLNYRPFKNWLAEEFNKNTGWDEMTYNIITASGTVGENPAATYVGFHQGDKSRLASETTRVFLSTQIQCAECHDHKFIDMPQETFHHVAAFFVRVQTKLPWNDSNQIVVSSKAAGEHKMPVTNKEMQPIAFSHKSDLGQSDILRRTELAKWIVGADNPWFAKAFTNRVWARLMGRGFCEPVDEIGELADSVLPEVHAALAEHFVASEFDIKDVFRTVVNSQAYQRPLRDALPGEDKPFAVVPAGRLRGDEVFASLKAGIDLPNITPPPPPVPEGVRFPPPPKSTQDLINDAFGFDPSAEASNVNRTMQQAMFLMNNDQIQKQIDASPGSGTVLAKIVTEEADDAKAIVRLYQSVLARKPTEKEVQIGRTHLAKVGERKTGYEDLLWSMINSAEFLSRR from the coding sequence ACAGTGCCGGCGGTGCCGGTAACCTGGCCACCTTCAGCTTCGATGTGGAAGAGGCTGGGGAATATCAGGTGCTCTTCTCGTACACGCCCGGCGGCAATCGCAGTACGACGGCCAAGGTAACCGTTCGCAGCGGCGATACGGAAAAGGATTACGTCGTCAATCAGCAGCGCGTCCCTGTAGGTGCGTGGAGTCTGCATTGGCTGGCCGAATTCAGCTTCGATGCTGGGCCGGCCACGATTGTGGTTTCAGCCGAAGACAACAAAAAGGGTGTCGTCATCGCCGATGCCTTCGCGATCATGACTGCCGAGCAATGGGCCAAGCTGAAGGCGGAAGGCGAAAAAAACGCCCCCCCCAAGTTGCTGGCCGCCATCAAGCCCGTAGAACCAAAGGCCGCACCCAAGCCCGGCGAACCGAAAACCGCCAAGCCTGCGCCCATGAAGAAGGAAACGCCCAAGGTTACCGCTGAAAAGGCCCTGGCTTTCGAACGGAGCAAGTCGACCAAGGTAAACGGCCGCTTGAAGGCGGAGCAACTCGACACGCTGATGGAGAAGTTCGTCGGCGGCATTGTGAATGCTCCACTTACCGGCGACGAAGCTTTTCTGCGCCGGCTATCGCTCGACTTGATTGGCCGCCAGCCCACGATGGCTGAGATGCACGCCTTCCTAGCCGATCACTCGATGGACAAACGAGCCCGCGTGGTCGAAAAACTGCTCGCTTCGACCGAGTTCGGCACCAACTGGGCCGACTACTTCAGCGACGTCATTAGCTATCGCACGCCGCAGCCCGAACTCACGTTCCTCAACTATCGTCCGTTCAAAAATTGGCTGGCTGAGGAGTTCAACAAGAACACCGGCTGGGATGAGATGACCTACAACATCATCACCGCCAGCGGCACTGTGGGCGAAAACCCAGCTGCGACTTACGTCGGTTTCCATCAAGGTGACAAGTCGCGTCTCGCTTCGGAAACGACGCGAGTTTTCCTCTCGACGCAAATTCAATGTGCCGAATGCCACGACCATAAGTTCATCGATATGCCGCAGGAGACGTTCCACCACGTCGCTGCGTTCTTCGTCCGCGTGCAGACCAAACTCCCTTGGAACGACAGCAACCAGATCGTTGTTTCGAGCAAAGCTGCCGGCGAACACAAAATGCCGGTTACCAACAAAGAAATGCAGCCCATCGCGTTCTCGCACAAGTCCGACCTGGGGCAGAGCGACATCCTGCGTCGCACGGAATTGGCCAAGTGGATCGTCGGGGCTGACAATCCTTGGTTCGCCAAGGCGTTCACGAATCGCGTTTGGGCCCGCTTAATGGGGCGCGGTTTCTGCGAACCTGTTGACGAAATCGGCGAATTGGCCGACAGCGTGCTACCCGAAGTTCACGCGGCCCTGGCTGAACACTTTGTGGCCAGCGAGTTCGACATTAAAGACGTTTTCCGCACGGTAGTGAATAGCCAGGCCTATCAACGCCCGCTGCGCGACGCGCTCCCCGGCGAAGATAAGCCCTTCGCGGTGGTTCCTGCCGGTCGTTTGCGTGGCGACGAAGTATTCGCTTCGCTCAAGGCCGGCATTGACCTGCCAAACATCACTCCGCCACCACCACCGGTGCCGGAAGGTGTGCGGTTCCCGCCGCCCCCCAAGAGCACGCAAGACCTCATCAACGACGCCTTCGGTTTCGATCCCTCGGCCGAAGCGTCGAACGTCAATCGCACGATGCAACAAGCGATGTTCCTGATGAACAACGACCAGATTCAAAAACAGATCGACGCCTCGCCGGGCAGCGGTACGGTGCTGGCGAAGATCGTTACAGAAGAGGCCGACGATGCCAAGGCGATTGTCCGCTTGTATCAATCGGTGCTCGCTCGCAAGCCGACGGAAAAGGAAGTTCAGATCGGTCGCACGCATCTGGCGAAGGTTGGCGAGCGCAAGACTGGCTACGAAGATCTGCTGTGGAGCATGATTAACTCCGCCGAGTTTTTGAGCCGCCGATAA
- a CDS encoding DUF1501 domain-containing protein, giving the protein MLRSFANITTSGSGVIGRRGFLGQMAAGLGAGALTLSWRDMLMAKAKEVQKAGKSMILLWMDGGPSQFETFNPKIGSKFQGPATAIPTNVPGVEFAEYWPKTAQVMDKIALIRSMQSAERDHFRAIKLVRTGYPIMPTINYPTWGSVVARDRYDPEFDLPAFVRIGKPRIKTRDVTAGVLGTRFESFKIDEAGKLPEDVLPRVSPEVLQRRLALAAELDQQFADAGSAKAAREQQEIYKRTSRFVLSPLLKAFNLDSEPEKLRDAYGRNYFGQGCLLARRLIETGVSFIEVINGGSTGDQGWDTHKRGFKENPVLAAETDSGYATLLNDLQDRGMLDNTLVVWMGEFCRTPKFGADGGRDHYSDGWLCGFSGGGVKTGQVIGATDAEGVKVSDRPVGVQDLFVSFCHILGLDPHDEYITDQQQPLKLVEGGKLITELF; this is encoded by the coding sequence ATGCTTCGATCTTTTGCAAACATCACGACTTCTGGCAGTGGCGTCATTGGTCGCCGCGGCTTTCTCGGGCAAATGGCAGCCGGCCTGGGTGCCGGGGCTTTGACGCTATCGTGGCGCGACATGCTGATGGCTAAGGCCAAAGAAGTGCAAAAGGCCGGCAAGAGCATGATCCTGCTGTGGATGGACGGCGGGCCCAGCCAGTTCGAAACCTTCAATCCCAAGATTGGCTCGAAGTTTCAAGGTCCAGCCACGGCGATTCCCACCAATGTGCCCGGGGTGGAGTTCGCGGAGTATTGGCCAAAAACAGCCCAGGTGATGGACAAAATCGCCTTGATCCGCAGCATGCAAAGTGCCGAGCGCGATCACTTTCGCGCCATCAAGCTCGTGCGGACGGGCTACCCAATCATGCCGACCATCAACTACCCCACGTGGGGTTCGGTGGTCGCCCGCGATCGCTACGACCCTGAATTCGACTTGCCCGCGTTCGTCCGCATTGGCAAGCCGCGGATCAAGACCCGCGACGTCACCGCTGGCGTCCTGGGGACTCGCTTCGAATCGTTCAAAATAGACGAAGCAGGCAAACTGCCCGAAGACGTGCTGCCACGCGTTTCGCCCGAAGTGCTGCAGCGCCGCCTGGCTCTGGCCGCCGAACTGGATCAGCAGTTTGCTGATGCCGGTTCGGCCAAGGCCGCTCGGGAACAGCAGGAAATCTACAAGCGGACCAGCCGGTTCGTCCTCAGCCCGCTCCTCAAGGCGTTCAATCTGGATAGTGAACCCGAAAAGCTGCGCGATGCTTACGGCCGCAATTACTTCGGTCAAGGTTGCTTGCTCGCTCGCCGTCTGATCGAGACTGGCGTCAGCTTTATCGAAGTAATTAACGGCGGCAGCACGGGCGACCAAGGCTGGGACACGCACAAGCGGGGCTTTAAAGAGAATCCGGTATTGGCAGCTGAAACCGACTCTGGCTACGCCACGTTGCTCAACGACCTGCAAGATCGCGGCATGCTCGACAACACGCTCGTGGTCTGGATGGGCGAGTTCTGCCGCACGCCCAAGTTCGGTGCCGACGGCGGCCGCGATCACTACAGCGACGGCTGGCTCTGCGGCTTCAGCGGTGGCGGTGTGAAGACCGGGCAGGTCATTGGGGCCACCGATGCCGAAGGGGTGAAGGTCAGCGATCGACCCGTCGGCGTGCAAGACCTGTTCGTTTCGTTCTGCCACATCCTCGGCCTCGATCCGCACGACGAATACATCACCGATCAACAGCAGCCCCTCAAACTGGTCGAAGGTGGCAAGTTAATTACGGAATTGTTTTAA